From the genome of Globicephala melas chromosome 11, mGloMel1.2, whole genome shotgun sequence, one region includes:
- the ZNF322 gene encoding zinc finger protein 322 → MYTSEERYNQRTQKRKIYHVYPQKGKKIFIHVHEITQIDDHIYQCLEREQNFCENLALIMCERTHTGEKPYRCDMCEKTFIQSSDLISHQRIHNYEKPYKCSKCEKSFWHHLALSGHQRTHAGKKFYTCDICGKNFGQSSDLLVHQRSHTGEKPYLCSECDKCFSRSTNLIRHRRTHTGEKPFKCLECEKAFSGKSDLISHQRTHTGERPYKCNKCEKSYRHRSAFIVHKRVHTGEKPYKCGACEKCFGQKSDLIVHQRVHTGEKPYKCLECMRSFTRSANLIRHQATHTHTFKCLEYEKSFNCSSDLIVHQRIHMEEKPHQWSACESGFLLGMDFVAQQKMRTQTEELHYKYGVCDKSFHQSSALLQHQTIHIGEKPYICDVGEKGLELSPPHASEASQMS, encoded by the coding sequence ATGTACACTTCAGAAGAGAGGTATAATCAGAGaactcaaaaaaggaaaatatatcatGTATACCCTCAGAAGggtaaaaagatttttattcatGTGCATGAGATTACTCAAATAGATGATCATATATACCAGTGCCTTGAACGTGAGCAAAACTTCTGTGAAAACTTAGCTCTTATTATGTGTGAGAGAACCCATACAGGGGAGAAACCTTATAGATGTGATATGTGTGAGAAAACCTTCATCCAAAGCTCAGATCTTATTTCACACCAGAGGATCCACAATTATGAGAAACCTTATAAATGTAGCAAATGTGAGAAGAGCTTCTGGCACCACTTAGCCCTTTCAGGACACCAGAGAACACATGCAGGTAAAAAATTCTATACATGTGACATTTGTGGCAAGAATTTTGGTCAGAGCTCTGATCTGCTTGTCCACCAGCGAAGCCATACAGGCGAGAAACCGTATCTATGTAGTGAGTGTGACAAATGCTTCAGCCGAAGTACAAACCTCATAAGACACCGAAGAACTCACACAGGTGAGAAACCATTTAAGTGTCTGGAgtgtgaaaaagcttttagtGGGAAATCAGATCTTATTAGCCACCAGAGAACTCATACTGGTGAAAGGCCCTACAAATGTAATAAGTGTGAGAAAAGTTACCGACACCGTTCAGCCTTCATTGTTCATAAAAGAGTTCATACTGGGGAGAAGCCCTATAAGTGTGGTGCCTGTGAGAAATGCTTTGGCCAGAAATCAGACCTTATTGTACACCAGAGAGTCCACACAGGTGAGAAGCCGTATAAATGTTTAGAATGTATGCGAAGTTTTACTCGGAGCGCCAACCTAATCAGGCACCAGGCAACTCACACTCACACTTTTAAATGCCTGGAATATGAGAAAAGTTTCAACTGTAGTTCAGACCTTATTGTGCATCAAAGAATTCACATGGAAGAGAAACCACATCAGTGGTCTGCATGTGAGAGTGGCTTCCTCCTGGGCATGGACTTTGTTGCCCAACAGAAAATGAGAACTCAGACAGAGGAGCTGCATTATAAATACGGTGTCTGTGATAAAAGCTTTCACCAGAGCTCAGCACTTCTTCAACATCAGACAATCCACATCGGTGAAAAACCATATATCTGTGATGTGGGTGAAAAAGGTCTTGAGCTCAGCCCTCCCCATGCATCAGAAGCCTCACAAATGTCTTGA